Part of the Sulfurimonas denitrificans DSM 1251 genome is shown below.
TGCGTTTCAGACAAATCTTCTTGCACTAAATGCTGCGGTTGAGGCAGCTCGTGCTGGGGAGCATGGCTTGGGGTTTGCGGTTGTTGCAGAAGAGGTTAGAAACCTTGCTCAAAGAAGTGCTACTGCGGCAAAAGATACAGCGGCGATTATTGAGAAATCTATTGATGATGTAAGAAAGGGTAACCAAATTACAGAGCAGACAAACAAAGCGTTTGTTGAGATTTTAGACAAAGTTAAAAAGACAGGTGACATTGTAGGCGAGATTGCTATTGCATCAAAGGAACAAGCAACAGGCATAAACCAACTAAGCGAAGCGATGAGTCAAGTTGACTCTGTTACTCAGGTAATTGCAAGTAATTCAGAGGAGAGTGCAGCAGCTAGTGAGGAGATGAGTGCACAAGCTACTACTATGAAAATAACTATTGGTGATTTGGCTGGTATCTTTGGTATAGCTACATCTTCTACTCATTCGACAAAGTCGGTTTTACATCATCAACAAAAACCAACTTTAGGGTCAAATACAAAGCAAAACAGAAAAGCTCCACTTGTAGTAGCAACTAAAAAACCTTCTGAAGTTCTACCTTTGGATGATGATGATTTAAGAGAATTTTAGTCATGAATTTAGCTGATGGAGTACTAATCATAGACGCAAAATCGAGTAATGACTCTTTAAATACTTTGGCAAAAGATATTTTACAAAATATCTCAGAGATAAAAGAGGTAGTTGTTGATGATACTTTGGGAGTAGAATCGAGTGCGCTTTTTTCTCTCTTGGTGTCAATTAGAAAAACGGCACCACATGTAAAGATAAATTTTTTAGACAAACCTTCTATACATGTGGAAGGAATTGGAATAGTGTCGTTAAATATAAGAGGATAAGAGATGAATAAACATGACAGAGTGATGCAGATTTTTTTAAATGAGTGTAAGGAGATTTTAGAAGAGATAGCTCCAAAACTTCTAAACCTTGAAGATACTCCAAACGATAAAAATCTCATCAATGACATATTTCGCGGTATTCATACGCTCAAGGGTAATGCAAACTCATTTGGTTTTGTAAAACTTGGCGAGTTTGTACACCACTTTGAAGATTTACTCTCTATTTATAGAAAAGATGAGAGCGTGTTAGACTCAAGTGAGGTTGACCTCTTTATCCGCTCTTTTGACATTGTGGGGAGTGTTTTTGAGTATGAAGAAGATGGAGTAGATGGTTATCCCACGAACTACTATGAGATTTTAGAAGAGATAAAAAAAGCACTAAATATCAAAGAAAATAGCAAAGAGAGTTTTGAAGAGATAGTTAGTGCCTCATCATTTGCACATGTAGCACAAGAGTCTGTGATTGTTAAAAAAATGGTTGAACATACACAATATAATTTAAAAGATATAGGTGACAAAAAGATATATGAGATAAAACTTGAGTTAGATAGCGATATATATTTAAGAGGATACAATCATCAGATATTTTTTAGACTGCTTGAGAGTTTGGGGACTCTTTTGTACTCAAACTACATTATTGATGAGAATATCCCAACATTAGAAGAGTTTAACACAGAGCACTCTTATGTAAAATCTCTCTATATCTATCTACTAAGTGATAGTGATGAGATGGATATTTTGGATGTTTTTGAGTTTATTGCGCAGGAGCATGAAGTCTCACTAAGTGTTGTTGATTTAAAAGAGCTTGAGACGTTGCAAGAAAAAGAGTCAAAAGAAGAAGAGTCGCAATCACAAGAAACTCTATATGTACAAAATGGAAGCAAAGAACATAAAAGCGTAGCAAAAAGTTCTATCCGTGTTGAGTCTGCAAAACTTGATGAGCTCTTTGACTCCATAGGTGAGCTTGTAATCGCACAGAGTTATATTAGCCAAAATGAGAAGATTCGCTCTATCAATGACAATGAGCTAAATCAATACTTAGAGATGTTGTCAAAATCAACTAGAATCATTCAAAGCAAGGTGATGAGCCTTAGAATGATTCCCATCCGAGATACTTTTTTAAAGATGAAGAGAGTTGTTAGAGATGTCAGTGTAAAAACTTCCAAAGAGATAGAGTTAATCTTAAGCGGAGAAGATACAGAGATAGATAAAACTATGGTTGATAAACTCTCAGAACCGCTAATCCATCTGCTTAGAAACTCTGTTGATCACGGCATAGAGGAGAGTGCTCATGATAGAGTCGCTCTTGGCAAAGAGGAGTGCGGAAATATATATCTAAGTGCCGCACATAAAGGAAGCTCTTTTGTTATAGAGATAAGAGATGATGGAAGAGGTATTGATACACAAAAAATTCTTCAAAAAGCGATAGAAAAAGGCTTTGCAAAAGAGGGGGC
Proteins encoded:
- a CDS encoding chemotaxis protein CheA, which codes for MNKHDRVMQIFLNECKEILEEIAPKLLNLEDTPNDKNLINDIFRGIHTLKGNANSFGFVKLGEFVHHFEDLLSIYRKDESVLDSSEVDLFIRSFDIVGSVFEYEEDGVDGYPTNYYEILEEIKKALNIKENSKESFEEIVSASSFAHVAQESVIVKKMVEHTQYNLKDIGDKKIYEIKLELDSDIYLRGYNHQIFFRLLESLGTLLYSNYIIDENIPTLEEFNTEHSYVKSLYIYLLSDSDEMDILDVFEFIAQEHEVSLSVVDLKELETLQEKESKEEESQSQETLYVQNGSKEHKSVAKSSIRVESAKLDELFDSIGELVIAQSYISQNEKIRSINDNELNQYLEMLSKSTRIIQSKVMSLRMIPIRDTFLKMKRVVRDVSVKTSKEIELILSGEDTEIDKTMVDKLSEPLIHLLRNSVDHGIEESAHDRVALGKEECGNIYLSAAHKGSSFVIEIRDDGRGIDTQKILQKAIEKGFAKEGASYTQDEIINFLFCAGFSTANSITDISGRGVGLDAVRQSIEELRGKVTVESELGVGTIFRIILPLTLAIIDGLTIRVDNEMLIVPTLSVVESFSPIIKDIHYVKGEGEFINYRGEILPIVRLNRLLGLNKSKTEFENSTFICIDHERGRYIIQVDELLGRQQVVIKSLGVLSNNVKEISGAAILGTGQIALILNTEGVRDHLDFEYSA